A genomic segment from Estrella lausannensis encodes:
- a CDS encoding TrkH family potassium uptake protein codes for MLWRDISKILGLFFLGFSLVFTLPLVMAAYYEFGAAAEGHPQPHSTVAFLITWLVTAAFGGGLYLLGRKTDGIMYRREALLVVVSIWFLIPFFGSLPFLFSGTLSNPFQAYFEATSGFTTTGGTVLYPKKYDETGAEIPYRKIVEGAQDIEYVFYGTVAPVIDKATGKVLFEGIEALGVTLLFWRSLTQWIGGGGIVVLFVAVLPALGVGGRQLFYQEVTGPVKEGITPRIKETAMNLWKIYLVISLLQVFFLMLTNDEMPFFDSLMITFANVSTGGFCIKNTSIGFYDNPATDWVCIIFMLLGSINFTLYFYLLTGKFFKLYDRELFLFLGLIFVQSALCSVEIVGTPNFLLDGRTGESLSLTDAVRVATFHVVSAQSSTGFSTANFDLWPYPAQVVILVAMFLGGMGGSTAGGIKTMRLYILFRVAQFKVESLFRPETVRRFRIGNSEIEWEAVIRVLCFFLIVIAFTALSTYLLVLDGIDPESALGIVTATINNAGIGFRIVGPAESFAPLSDRAIGLASFLMILGRLEFLAILAILVPAFWRNK; via the coding sequence ATGCTTTGGCGTGATATTTCGAAAATCTTAGGACTTTTTTTCTTAGGCTTCAGCCTGGTTTTCACTCTGCCGCTCGTGATGGCAGCCTACTACGAGTTTGGCGCCGCAGCAGAGGGGCATCCGCAGCCTCATTCAACCGTTGCCTTCTTAATCACTTGGCTTGTCACAGCGGCGTTTGGCGGAGGACTCTATCTCTTAGGCCGCAAAACCGATGGGATCATGTACCGAAGGGAGGCTCTGCTCGTTGTTGTCTCTATCTGGTTTCTGATTCCCTTTTTCGGCTCGCTACCCTTCCTTTTCAGCGGGACCCTTTCCAATCCTTTTCAGGCCTACTTTGAGGCGACATCGGGTTTCACCACAACGGGCGGGACGGTTCTCTATCCTAAAAAATATGACGAGACGGGTGCTGAAATTCCCTACAGAAAAATTGTGGAAGGGGCGCAGGACATCGAATATGTCTTTTATGGCACTGTCGCTCCCGTCATCGATAAGGCAACGGGCAAGGTTTTGTTTGAAGGTATTGAGGCGCTGGGAGTGACGCTCCTTTTTTGGCGTTCCTTGACTCAGTGGATCGGAGGCGGAGGCATCGTCGTATTGTTTGTTGCCGTTCTGCCTGCTCTTGGAGTGGGCGGCCGGCAGCTTTTTTATCAGGAAGTGACAGGTCCTGTCAAGGAGGGGATCACTCCGAGAATCAAGGAGACGGCAATGAATTTATGGAAGATTTATCTTGTCATATCGTTGCTTCAAGTATTCTTTTTAATGCTGACCAATGACGAAATGCCCTTTTTTGATTCCCTCATGATTACATTCGCCAATGTTTCAACCGGGGGATTCTGTATCAAGAACACCAGTATAGGGTTCTATGACAATCCGGCCACCGACTGGGTTTGCATTATCTTCATGCTTCTAGGAAGCATTAACTTCACACTCTATTTTTACCTCCTGACCGGCAAATTCTTTAAGCTTTATGACCGGGAGCTTTTTCTTTTTTTGGGGTTGATCTTTGTTCAGTCCGCACTTTGCTCTGTCGAAATTGTAGGGACTCCCAACTTCTTGCTCGATGGCAGGACAGGCGAATCTCTGTCTTTAACCGACGCTGTTCGGGTGGCGACCTTTCATGTCGTCTCAGCACAGTCATCGACAGGATTTTCAACAGCCAATTTCGATTTGTGGCCGTATCCAGCGCAGGTCGTGATTCTTGTTGCCATGTTCTTAGGGGGAATGGGAGGATCTACCGCAGGGGGAATCAAGACGATGCGCCTCTATATCTTGTTCCGTGTAGCTCAGTTCAAAGTAGAATCGCTGTTTCGGCCGGAAACGGTACGTCGTTTCCGCATCGGCAATAGCGAAATCGAGTGGGAAGCGGTGATCAGGGTCCTTTGCTTCTTTCTGATAGTCATTGCTTTCACGGCCCTTTCCACTTACCTACTTGTGCTTGACGGCATTGACCCGGAGAGTGCGCTTGGGATTGTGACAGCAACGATCAATAATGCCGGGATCGGCTTTAGGATCGTCGGACCTGCCGAGTCGTTTGCACCCCTTTCCGATAGGGCTATCGGTTTGGCATCATTTCTAATGATCTTGGGCCGTCTTGAATTTTTAGCGATTTTGGCGATTTTGGTGCCCGCTTTCTGGCGCAATAAATAA
- the trkA gene encoding Trk system potassium transporter TrkA — MKIIVVGAGTFGSYIAKLLSEEEHDVVLVDKEPLRLQAAAEYLDVSSRVGSGSDWQLLDSLFELSPDLIIAATDNDELNLVTCSMAKQLGYPKTMARIRDSKLLNRSRLDFGRIFDVDDFIGPELLVAHDIVKYMLSPSSVFVENFAHGAVQLRTIIVPDKWRRGDKPIAELRLPEGIIIGLIQRETDERRAGISLGKKKVIFPHGNDRILPRDEVTFIGELKAIQEIHHFFGIPSKPMKSAFIVGGSLTAFNLAKLLEMQNIETTIIEKDFERCARLAEVLPQSTIINHDGTDVNFLKSEKVASKDLFVAATGVDEVNMMASLMVKELGQERVVSLLTNSGYRSIASQLGINHTVSPIVSAASQVLSRVFSGTVRSLVSLYDNQAEIIEINVRNDSPVIGVPLSELGPLFPSDFLIAMIQNRGRTMIANGSRIISAGDSVIVITSPKHVPEMQGIF; from the coding sequence ATGAAGATTATCGTCGTTGGGGCAGGTACATTTGGCTCCTACATCGCAAAACTTTTATCGGAAGAAGAGCATGATGTCGTTCTTGTCGATAAAGAACCTCTCCGCCTGCAGGCGGCAGCGGAATACCTCGATGTATCGAGCCGCGTGGGCTCAGGTTCTGACTGGCAGCTTCTGGACTCGCTTTTTGAATTATCCCCCGATCTGATCATTGCCGCCACGGATAACGACGAGTTGAATCTGGTCACATGTTCCATGGCCAAGCAGCTTGGATATCCAAAAACTATGGCCCGTATCCGGGACAGCAAGCTGTTGAACAGGTCACGCCTTGACTTCGGAAGGATCTTTGACGTCGATGACTTCATAGGCCCTGAGCTTTTAGTCGCCCATGATATCGTGAAATATATGCTGAGCCCAAGCTCGGTTTTTGTTGAAAATTTTGCCCACGGAGCAGTTCAGCTCAGGACGATTATTGTCCCGGATAAGTGGCGAAGGGGAGACAAACCGATTGCCGAACTGCGGCTGCCGGAAGGGATTATTATCGGCCTGATTCAAAGAGAAACAGATGAGAGACGCGCAGGGATTTCCCTCGGAAAAAAAAAAGTGATTTTCCCACACGGAAATGATCGAATCTTACCGCGCGACGAAGTCACTTTTATCGGCGAACTTAAGGCGATTCAGGAGATTCACCACTTTTTTGGTATTCCTTCCAAACCGATGAAATCCGCTTTCATCGTCGGCGGATCGCTGACGGCTTTCAACCTGGCCAAGCTCTTGGAGATGCAAAACATTGAAACCACGATCATCGAAAAAGATTTTGAAAGATGTGCCCGTCTCGCCGAGGTCCTGCCGCAATCGACGATCATCAATCATGATGGAACGGATGTCAATTTCCTTAAGTCGGAGAAAGTGGCGAGCAAGGATCTTTTCGTGGCAGCCACCGGCGTTGATGAAGTCAATATGATGGCTTCGCTGATGGTTAAGGAGCTTGGTCAGGAAAGGGTAGTCTCCCTGCTCACAAACAGCGGGTATCGGTCGATAGCCAGTCAGCTGGGAATTAACCATACGGTCTCACCGATTGTTTCCGCCGCGAGCCAAGTCTTATCCCGTGTATTTTCCGGGACGGTGCGCTCGCTGGTATCCCTCTACGATAATCAGGCTGAGATCATCGAGATCAATGTGCGCAATGACTCTCCCGTCATCGGAGTGCCCCTTTCCGAGCTAGGGCCGCTTTTTCCATCGGATTTTCTGATTGCGATGATACAGAACAGGGGCAGGACGATGATAGCCAACGGCAGCCGGATTATATCCGCGGGAGACTCTGTTATCGTGATCACAAGTCCTAAGCATGTGCCCGAAATGCAAGGCATATTTTAA